AACTCCAGGTCAATATGGACTCTTTCCTCTTAGTTGATTTTGACTTTGATTTTTCCTCACAGACATATGTCCAGTAAGCAGTTGCAAAATTTAAGCACCGAATAATTCGACAGAATCCCGGAATCTCAAAATATGTATAAGCAACCCGTCTTTTTGCACAGGTGGATCCAAATTGCTTGATAAAATTTTGCCATCAAAATAAGCCTAAAATTTACTGGATTTTTGCAGATGGATATTGGTATTGACAGGAATTCATTCAGCGCTCTTATATTTTAActcagtttgcatattctccatactgttctccatgaATTTCTTAAAGTACAGATAAGGAAACTGAATATTAACTGCAGCCGTAAAATGGTCAATCAGTCAAAGACGTTATGGCTGATGGCACTAAGGTTTCTCTTTGACACTCAACTTTCGTGAGATTTTCAATAGCTTTCgaaatatatttcattaaatGACTTTGACCTCAACCTTTCATGATGATGTGAGCCCTTGGCTTGGTTATCAGGATGGAAAAAATTCTGATGGTCTATCATGGTTTATTTTCTATCTGCATCATACCATCTAGCTAGAAGGGTTGTGTTCCGCTTTGCAAGCTGTCTGTTTTTGTCAAACATGGAGCCGACATTCTTCTTTCCATTGTTGTAGCTTTCGACACTCTCGTGTTCCTCTGTCCAAGAGTCTGCTCTGGAAGTGAGTGTGATCGTTTGAAGCCTAGAGCTCCTTCGGTGTCCATAGGCTCCACGGTGCAACGGTTCCGCCTTGCACAATGCCCTTTGGGATCTATTCGCTCGATTTCCTGTGTCTTCTCGAATCCTATTATTTGTAGCAGAGCTTTCCTGTAACGTTTGTTTCTGTAGAAATAGAGGAAGGGATTCGCGAGAGAGTTTATTTGAACCACAATATATACCCATCGTAAGGCCGAATACGTGCGAAAAACTGGTGAGTATGATGCCGAGGTCATGAGTACTAGTATCGGAACACTACAGATGAAAGCGGCTATTAACAGCAGAAATGCAGTGAACGCaagtttcctttccctttttgcTTTAATCAGAGCACTCAATTGGCTGATTTGACATCTGTTTTGTCTCCGTAGAACGATATAAATCATGCCATAAAAATATAACAACGGTAACGTTTCAGTGAGATAGCTGAGGTTAATCGCAAGATCCACCACAAGTAGAACCTCGGGAGGAATTTTACCCAAAACTAATGCTTGATGTAAGGCCATGTATGTAACACTCTCCATCCAGACGATTAGAGTATACTTCTTCATCCGTCCTTTTGTGACTAACGCTTTGTACTCTGTCCATTTAACTATCGCCACATACCTCTCCCAAGCTATCAGCAATAAATGACGATAGGAGATAGTATATAAAGTGATCAGTACAGAGACACCAATTTCACTCAACAGATAAATAGTGCTATGTGATACAGTTCCTTGAAGAATCAGGGCATCCACAGTGATTGAAAGAGGCATAGAAACTGCTCCAACTAAAAGATCAGTCACGGCCAAATTAGTAATCAGAATATTGGAGTTTTTCTGTAGCTCTCTTACTTTCTTGATTGCTAAGATCACCAAAATGTTTAGAAATATGATCCATGGACAAGCAACGGCTGTTGCACCAATGGTGAGTTGAAGCGAAAGTGTTCGCTTTAAGTCCCATCTAAATTGCGTTGTGCCTGGGCCAAATAACAATGATTTGGAGGAGTTTTTAAATGCATCCCCAAAGTTACTTACATTCATTTTGTTAAACTCCAGTTTTATCACCGTGTGTTTTACATTCAGACTTGTAGACTGATATCCGTGAAAATAATCTATTGCGTAGAAAATGGAAGGCCTGCTATGAGAAATAACTGCTGTTACCCCTTTAGTTGCATAAGTTACCTTTTGTGTTTCATTGAAAAGGCAGTTTCTAATTCCCAAGAGAAACCCATGTTCATCACAAGACTGACTAAAAGCTGTGCGCCCCGTGATTGGTCATGGAATATAATTCGTCAGAACAAACGTGCGTAGGTtgaaaccattttctttatcaatAATTTGCCGATACTGCGCTCAATTTTGGACTTTTTAAATTACTAATACTTgtttttgcattaatttttaggAGGTGAACAGTccgaaactgaaaagaaaattaatatgaAGCATAATACAAACATCAGTGTCGCAGCAGCCTCTGAATAGGCAGCCGCTTACTTTCCTTAACGAAATTTGATGTTACCATAATCTCTCTATCCATTTctgaattaaaattaaaaaaaaaaaaaaaaaaaaaaaaaggacgcTTGAATCTGTTTGCTAAGCACCATCTGGTGTCAattttttctgtccttttttcTCATCTGAACATCTAGTTGTAAAGTGGAGTCGCTCAGATTCAGGGAGAAGTAAGTTTTGGACATGACATGAATATCTGTTGAATAGTCAAAAACTCTGTCGGCAgctgattatttaaacaatagaATTGCACACCGATTATATTCCATTTAAATTAGTAATTGACTACACACGCATCAAAGTTATAATATGGCCGGTGACATCAAAAAAGACAGTCTACAGTTAAGGATTATGGTGCTGAAATTCGAATTTGGTTGAGAAATAATTTCCTAAAATTTGATTCCCTTTTGAGAATTCCAATTCACTGTTTTCCAGCACAATTATCCGTATTTAGAAGTGGAGATAACATTATTTAATAAGTAGTTTTCTCGAGCGGAAGgatatcaataaaatttgaatacCTTGTGATGAAAATTCAGGTACGGTAATGGAGATCAAGGCCGTCAATAAAGAAATTGTcgaaacaaatcaaaaaatacgaattttttttttttttggctgccatatttttaattaattaggAATAAACCTTAGAAAACCAAACGTCTGAGATCTCCACCATAATATAATCAAGACTAAATAATCATCCAATCGACAGTGGTTGAGCGTGTCatgtactcttatcgacaacgataTTCGTCATCATGTGGATTCATGAGGCGCAGCGTTTTTGAAACGTTTCTTTTGGTCAAGTTCGTAGACATATTAGAGAAGAGTTGTGTCTCGTGCTCCGAACTTTTATTTCTTGTTCGTAACGATGGAAGGTACTCTTCAAATGTGAAAAGTTCGCTTCAATGGTCTGCGTGGCTTGTTGAAGgactaaatgtaataaatttcCTAAAagtaataaagtcctaaatggAATAACATTTGGatctaaatgtaataaagtcctagaTGTAATAGActttggtcctaaatgtaataaagtcgtAAATGTAACAACATTTAGTCCTCTAgtgcaatcgtttaactccgccagtgcattgttgttatagcgGAGATCCATATTGAGATGttgaagtgacagctgttgcacaaAAACATCCTCCGACCAGTATTCATGTCACATTGCaggctcgctgatatcaatcagcgtatttttatttgttaaacttAAGTCGAAAAGCATTGGCTGCAAACCGTTATACTGATGAACAATTGGCGTCAAAAGATAGCTGGCAAAACAATGAGTAAGCTGACCAATACCTCTCCATATATCactggctcagactcttaagtacAATAGATTTTGGCAAAATGTGATAACGTAAGtcataaatgaaatttcaaacttgGACAAAGGAGTCCTCCGACTTGTGGGTCGGACAATTTGCAGGCTTGGGTAAAAAGTTTTTGAATCAGGGATATTGCACTTCTAGCCCTCTAAGGCTTCACTACACCTCGGTTATCAGTTCATGTACCGTATAATTATAGGTGCAAACTGTTGagcttccttttttcatttatttattcatctattcattttctcccctcacgactgagagaagagatgaagacaaaaaatgaaataaaaacttgagaTCGACTGTGGAGTATATGTTCTCTCTTGACCAAGCTTattcggtcaagatggctggatattaacctcgttctttttctgcgtttttatggaccgagatGAAGTTCGgtaagtaaatatttttgctgAGTTATTATTTGATTGCAAAACATTACAGTGGTCAAAATTAAAGTTGTTATTTATATGACAGGTGATTGCATTCAATTTGTCTCTCGATTCCTCTTTTTCAGTTGTTTGCCAAAAAGAGATTATGCGACAATTTATCCTGCCGTTTTACACTGAAAGGTCTCAACATAGAACAAAGGGTGGAAATGTTACTCAAAAGATcatgaatatttcaaatattcacCCGACTTCAGACATTTTGTGTGCAAATTATCTCTGATTTTCAGGCGGAATTTTGCTACTGAACAATGTTGATTGTCTtacttacttgtttatcaaatTGGTAAACGACATTTTGGATATGACATCCTATAACAGGGACAAATTTATACTCTCTGTTACcattgtttcaaaagaaataatgaaaacatcatTTTACCCTCACCAAAAGCTATTGACAGATGACGAAGTGCTTATGGCAATGCTGTGATCTCTCACATACGAAAGGcagactgaaaaataaaaaggttgcAGCACAGATGTCAATCGGTCAGGAAATAATTTGAAGACTTCCTTTGGATGAAGCTATGGTCACCAACACCATGTTCTCttagcaaagcttttgatttatttttgatttagtcttttttttttttttttttttttttttttaatgtactagcctttttttttatttttttttctacaataaGGTTTTGCGACTTCGAAAAATATTCAATCATTTCATAGGCGCAAGCACAAAgttatattaatatttttatgttgtttgATACTGTTTGCTTAATAAACCTTTAAGTAAGGTTAGTTAGTTTATTTTTTCGAGTCATTATTTGATTGCAAAATATTACCATGGGAaaagttaaagttgttttgTATACGACAGGTGATTGCATTCATTTTGTCTCTCGATTCCTTTTTCGTAATAAGTGGCTCCACTACTGACTCGAAGAAGATATATGTGGGTAGTCTCTTGCATTCTGCATCACAgccctttatttatttatttattttttttgacagcTTATCGAGTGATAAAAAAGCCTGCGTGAGGCGTTCAGCCAGTAAAACGAAGTGCACAATAAACGGCGCGATAGTCAGGGCGGACCGAAAAAAGAGTGAGGCTTGAGTCGACTCAGGTAAAGAACGGAGTTCACCCGACCCTACCCGAACCAAAAGTCCCCTGTTTTATTACTCCACTGCTGATATTGTGCCGTGTACCATTTCGctccgtttttgtttttttttgttttttactaaaTGAACGCCTGGAAAAGACTAGTAATAACAAAAGCAGCTAAATATGAGCTCTGTATTTAGAGATATGCTTAACAGCCTGGAACATTCTACATCGTTtcgttaaattttatttaaagatcAGTTTCAGCTTGGCTTGTCTGACTTAGCTTAAGACTCAGCAAGACTAAGTAAATAAGCGAACCCTTTTAGAATCTTCTGGAGCATTTTAGATATCCAGAAATCGCGGTCGGAAATCATTTCgattgataaataattttaaacttttaaacatCACTGATcaaatttatttgattgttattttaTCTACGAGATATACCTTCATTTATGACATTTATGGCAACGTTaactttttcatattatttactcatcaaaaatttgcatacaacCTCTACTCGTTCCGTGCGGATATTCACAACAGCCCTGAGGACGAAATGAAAGCGTTAAAGGACACCACATAAAAGAGATTACACTGTACTAGTTTTTAGTCCAAAGTCTTATTCCTTCCATTATActtattccctttttttcaaaatttgaaagacATAAATCATTTTTGATCATCAGATGAAATTCAAGCGCAGAAATGATCCTTTCTGTGTTGATATGTCATACAAACCTTTTATAATTAAGAGCAGTCGAAGGTACTCAAGAGCGCGTGTCAGCAGCTTTTGTACTCTGTTGTCATGAAATGAGAGAATATTTTCTCATAAGACCAGCTTTGTGTACACGGTCTGTGATAGAGTTACGTATTCTCCTTAAATATTCGAGTTTGGTAATaagaatgcttttaaaattgACAGCAAAGAAACGCGTTCAATTTAAAGTcgaattaaagaaaactaaaacattcGCCATGCCCCTGATTATGATGAGCTTTCGATAATCGGATTATCTTAAAGATATCAAAACTTCCCAACAAGTTAGAGAGGAAACAGCACATGCCAACATTAAAAGGTCAACCCTTTGCATAGCAGATTGCTTGCCTGATTGTCAGCTTTACTGCTCGTTTCCCCtcacttatcttccagcagtaaagaaacgggtttaaagtagagttaaaAAACACTAAGACATTTTCCATTCCCAGGAATATGAACAAATTCAAAAATCGTTTTGTACTAAGAAAGATCacaatttttatcataaaaagtgGTACATAACAGACAACtaaagctaactgcacccacagtgcattgtacactgcctttctgtatcgcgccatgttcagtgcatttggttggctcggttgttgttgaacatgatcttgtatttgagccTGATGATGACCGAGAGCgcggaaaatctttgtgtaaGAGGCGATTGAGATCATCAGGAAAGATGGTGTAGCTATAAAGCTGCACCAAAAGGCTATACGGTAATTTAGATGAAAGAATAAACTAGTGACTAAACATACAACCCAAACGATAGCTAAAATGATATACGTGCGCCTCAACGTTACAATCTCTTTGTACCTCATCCCAACATCATCGCGAGAAGTCGGTCCACGCTTATAGCCGTCAAAGTCGACAAAGATACTGAACATAATGCATAGTCTGATATGTAGACTGCGGCCCTTGCGTACCGACAAAGGctccagtgttcgtgaaccaTCCAAAAAGTAGCATAAAGAGGCTGGGTAAAAAGACAAACCAGCAGGGGGAATTTTTGTACTCCACATGGTCTCATCGATTCACGTTTTTCGAAAAAATTGGAACGATATAGAAACAGCTActtgatatttatttcaaaatacctATTAATGTCTAACTTTTAGGCTGAGCTGGCTTTTAGTTCAAGAACCACAGTAGCAGATTCAGCTGGTGTTTTCACGAATGCAGTGCTCTCTGTTCTGATTTTCGTGGGAATCATTGGAAACTCAATGGTCTGTAGTGTCATACTAAAACATCGAGGTATGAGGTGGGCATAAACCGTGAACCAAAATCAATGTTTTATTTACTTCTAAATGAAACGTTTGTTTATGATGTTCCAGCTCTTTCTAACATCATTAGACCTATGGTCAACTTACAGAAGACAAAAGAGTCAATtgcttttgatttatttcttcaccTCCTCAGAGTTTCCATCAACTATCTTTTTGTGGACTTGGCTATGGCAGATATCACGTTTCCTACGTTTATCGCCCCGCAGTACATCTTGAGTCAGACGTTCACCCATCCTGGCGGAGTTACTGGTAAAGTTTTATGCAAGTTGTTAACTGGTGGGAACCCTCCGCGTGAATAGGAGCGGTATCTTCCGTGTTTACTTCGGTAAATATTTCGATCGAACGTTACTATGAAGTGATGTATCCTCTCAGCAACAAAGGAAATCTGTCTAAATGCAAACTCGTGGTAAGTGACGTGCTGAGGAAGAacgcttttaaactctttacagtagtCAATCAACTCAGTTagtaatactaaattaccccatTATACTCTCTCATTGACGCAACACGAaagttttttagaaacttactccctttagACATATGTTCACTCATCAGTAACCTGAGCATATTCGGATATTTTACTAGGGCCGCGAATATTAATATTAACATGAttatcaaaatttaatttttcagttctctgtttctgattttcgtTAAGTTAAAGCCGATCAAACTAATCGTGTTCTCGTTTGAGTTGGAATAACATTTATGACTGTCCTTCATCAGTGcgctttaaagaaacaaaaaacaaacaatcaaacaaacagaaaagaaaaaaaacaaaacaaaacaaaacaaaacaaaaacattttttcgaaGAATGTACAGGTTTCTGCTTTTTAGTGAACGGAAGTccaattattaaaaaaaaacaaccagtCTTGACCTTATCATTACTTTGTAAGCTTTATTGTTCTTCTTAAGTTTGCGGAAAATAATCTTCCATTAGTTAGTTCATCTTTGTAATAATCTGAGGGTATCGCGAGTAAAATTTCCCTGACATGTTTGCAAGAAGCAGGTGTTCTATCGTTGGAAAACTATTTCCCACGGTTTAAGTCATAAGTGTTTTCAATAGAGTCGATTGGTGTAtgacactgaaaattaaaaataattcatatccacttcttttgtaaatgtttttgaTGTCCTTGCT
This is a stretch of genomic DNA from Pocillopora verrucosa isolate sample1 chromosome 12, ASM3666991v2, whole genome shotgun sequence. It encodes these proteins:
- the LOC131793464 gene encoding 5-hydroxytryptamine receptor 1D-like, with protein sequence MNVSNFGDAFKNSSKSLLFGPGTTQFRWDLKRTLSLQLTIGATAVACPWIIFLNILVILAIKKVRELQKNSNILITNLAVTDLLVGAVSMPLSITVDALILQGTVSHSTIYLLSEIGVSVLITLYTISYRHLLLIAWERYVAIVKWTEYKALVTKGRMKKYTLIVWMESVTYMALHQALVLGKIPPEVLLVVDLAINLSYLTETLPLLYFYGMIYIVLRRQNRCQISQLSALIKAKRERKLAFTAFLLLIAAFICSVPILVLMTSASYSPVFRTYSALRWVYIVVQINSLANPFLYFYRNKRYRKALLQIIGFEKTQEIERIDPKGHCARRNRCTVEPMDTEGALGFKRSHSLPEQTLGQRNTRVSKATTMERRMSAPCLTKTDSLQSGTQPF